In Caproiciproducens sp. NJN-50, the following are encoded in one genomic region:
- a CDS encoding GNAT family N-acetyltransferase: MEIRQMRIQDYEEVRRLWAGMPGIGLRGLDDSKDGISGFLARNPKTCFVALNRGEVIGVILCGNDGRRGYIYHLAVCPSCRGKGVGRSLVGAVVGALKEERINKAALVVFRSNDLGNHFWSSIGFEEREDLIYRDAVLDESRDI, encoded by the coding sequence ATGGAAATCAGACAAATGCGGATTCAGGACTATGAGGAGGTCCGCCGCCTTTGGGCCGGCATGCCGGGGATCGGCCTGCGCGGGCTGGACGATTCAAAAGACGGAATTTCCGGATTTCTTGCGCGAAATCCCAAAACCTGCTTTGTCGCTTTGAACCGGGGTGAAGTGATCGGAGTGATTCTCTGCGGAAACGACGGCAGAAGAGGGTATATTTACCATCTTGCGGTTTGTCCCTCCTGCCGCGGAAAAGGAGTCGGCCGGTCCCTGGTGGGTGCCGTGGTCGGCGCGCTGAAAGAGGAGAGGATCAATAAGGCGGCGCTTGTCGTGTTCCGCTCGAATGACCTTGGGAACCATTTCTGGAGCTCCATCGGTTTTGAAGAGCGGGAGGACCTGATCTATCGGGATGCGGTCCTTGACGAATCGAGGGATATCTGA
- the argF gene encoding ornithine carbamoyltransferase — protein MNHLLKMMDLTAGDITEILNLADQLKYEQKHGIAHPRLAGKTLGMIFEKASTRTRVSFEVGMYQLGGLPIFLSSDDLQIGRGEPVQDTARVLSRYLSGIMIRTYKQSEVEALAANGTIPVINGLTDYSHPCQVLADLMTIREYKGALEGLKLCFIGDGNNMMNSLIVGGLKMKMEVAVACPSGYKPAQDVLDFAVTHPAFSMTNDPAEAARGADVVITDVWASMGEEAEAGKRRKDFAGYQINAEVLNAAKPDAVVQHCLPAHRGEEITEEVFESHAKEIFDEAENRLHAQKAVLVKLLGK, from the coding sequence ATGAACCATTTACTGAAAATGATGGATCTGACCGCGGGGGACATCACGGAGATCCTGAATCTTGCGGATCAGCTCAAGTATGAACAGAAGCACGGCATCGCGCATCCGCGCCTCGCGGGCAAGACGCTCGGCATGATCTTTGAGAAGGCGAGCACGCGCACGCGCGTCTCGTTCGAGGTCGGCATGTATCAGCTCGGCGGGCTGCCGATTTTTCTTTCGTCCGACGACCTGCAGATCGGCCGCGGGGAGCCGGTGCAGGACACGGCCCGCGTACTGTCGCGGTATTTAAGCGGCATCATGATCCGCACCTACAAGCAGTCGGAGGTCGAGGCGCTGGCCGCCAACGGCACGATCCCGGTCATCAACGGCCTGACGGATTATTCCCACCCGTGCCAGGTGCTTGCGGACCTGATGACCATCCGTGAATACAAAGGCGCGCTCGAGGGGCTGAAGCTCTGTTTCATCGGCGACGGAAACAACATGATGAATTCGCTGATCGTCGGCGGACTCAAAATGAAGATGGAAGTCGCGGTCGCCTGCCCTTCCGGTTATAAACCCGCGCAGGATGTCTTGGACTTTGCCGTGACTCACCCGGCGTTCAGCATGACGAACGACCCGGCCGAGGCCGCGAGGGGCGCGGACGTCGTCATTACGGACGTCTGGGCCTCGATGGGGGAAGAAGCCGAGGCAGGAAAGCGCCGGAAGGATTTCGCCGGATACCAGATCAATGCGGAGGTTTTGAATGCCGCCAAGCCGGACGCGGTCGTTCAGCACTGCCTGCCCGCCCACCGCGGGGAGGAGATCACGGAAGAGGTTTTTGAAAGCCACGCGAAAGAGATTTTCGACGAGGCGGAAAACCGTCTGCACGCGCAGAAGGCCGTGCTGGTCAAGCTGCTGGGGAAATAG
- a CDS encoding M20/M25/M40 family metallo-hydrolase, with translation MKELEQLVFRLCAAPGTPGGELPAAKAAEAELSKIAKVSISRMGNLTAEFGDPGAKEHVLLDAHLDQIGLIVTGIDENGFLNVGRCGGADARVLPGTAVTVYGKETLCGVVCCTPPHLQEGGEDKVEPVDKMAVDVGLTRGTAEKLVRPGDRILFCTQPKRLLGARVSAAGLDDRAGVAAFVRCAQILSGEPLRCRVTVLCSTQEEVGGAGAKIGAFSAEPTQAVAVDVSFASQPGIPDVNLGKLGGGPMIGIAPVLDKKITDSLIRLAEKKKMPWTREVMGGNTGTNSDEIATLGRGVPTGMVSIPLRYMHTPAEVVDLNDIENTAQLLAAYLREVGK, from the coding sequence TTGAAGGAGCTAGAACAGCTTGTGTTCCGCCTCTGCGCGGCCCCGGGAACTCCGGGCGGGGAACTGCCCGCCGCAAAGGCCGCGGAGGCGGAACTTTCGAAAATCGCAAAGGTGAGCATCAGCCGGATGGGCAATCTGACGGCTGAATTCGGCGACCCGGGCGCAAAGGAGCATGTTCTGCTCGACGCGCACCTGGACCAGATCGGACTGATCGTCACCGGGATCGATGAAAACGGATTCCTGAACGTCGGCCGGTGCGGCGGGGCCGACGCGCGCGTGCTGCCGGGGACCGCGGTCACTGTGTATGGAAAAGAGACGCTTTGCGGCGTCGTCTGCTGCACTCCGCCCCATTTGCAGGAGGGCGGGGAGGACAAGGTGGAGCCGGTCGATAAAATGGCGGTGGACGTCGGCCTGACCCGCGGCACGGCGGAAAAACTGGTCCGCCCCGGAGACCGCATTCTGTTTTGCACACAGCCGAAGCGCCTGCTCGGCGCGAGAGTCTCCGCGGCGGGGCTGGACGACCGCGCCGGCGTTGCGGCTTTTGTCCGCTGCGCGCAGATTCTGTCCGGTGAACCCCTGCGCTGCCGGGTTACCGTCCTTTGCAGCACGCAGGAGGAAGTCGGGGGAGCGGGCGCGAAAATCGGCGCGTTTTCCGCGGAGCCCACGCAGGCTGTTGCAGTGGACGTCAGTTTCGCTTCTCAGCCCGGGATTCCGGACGTCAATCTTGGAAAACTCGGCGGAGGGCCGATGATCGGCATCGCCCCGGTTCTGGACAAAAAGATCACGGATTCGCTGATCCGGCTGGCGGAAAAGAAAAAAATGCCCTGGACCCGCGAGGTGATGGGAGGAAACACCGGCACCAACTCGGATGAAATCGCGACTTTGGGGCGGGGCGTGCCGACCGGCATGGTTTCCATTCCGCTGCGGTACATGCACACTCCGGCGGAGGTCGTCGATCTGAACGATATTGAAAACACGGCGCAGCTGCTCGCCGCGTATCTGCGGGAGGTGGGGAAGTGA
- a CDS encoding PepSY1/2 domain-containing protein, protein MKKKRIATLAIVMTIICALGGATVYGYSQAERYRRDLQYGYTRSLSDLRDCVDNIQITLNKAVYANTATEQNGLAAKLMRESGMAKAAISVLPLTENSIDNVSRFITQVGDFSMSLSKKISEGKPISSDEFKSMENLEAYAKKLQKDLQDVDPDFSSENFNDSLKNTEQDFTNFPSLIYDGPFSDHVSQMKPKLTQGKQTIPQGNAQNIAADFTGLQQSGLSHSQDTAGNMPTYNFTANDGGIRISVTKAGGYVSEMANTRAVGTKTLDYKAASEKARAFLDGRGIQNMKESYYVINDGICMINYAYLQDGVLCYPDLVKVGVALDNGDIVRFQATGYLMNHTSRTLKASLSSADAQKKVSPNLTVNLSRLALIPTPGLNEVLCWEFQCTGKNGDRVLVYVNAKTGYEEDILILESSDNGVLAR, encoded by the coding sequence ATGAAAAAAAAGCGGATCGCGACGCTTGCGATTGTCATGACCATCATCTGCGCTCTCGGCGGAGCGACGGTATACGGCTATTCCCAGGCGGAGCGTTACAGAAGGGATTTACAGTACGGCTACACGCGCTCACTGAGCGACCTGCGCGACTGCGTGGACAATATCCAGATCACTCTGAACAAGGCGGTATACGCCAACACCGCGACAGAACAGAACGGCCTGGCCGCGAAGCTGATGCGGGAATCCGGCATGGCGAAAGCGGCGATCTCCGTTCTGCCGCTGACGGAAAACTCCATCGACAATGTGAGCAGGTTCATCACTCAGGTCGGCGATTTTTCGATGAGCCTGTCGAAAAAGATCTCGGAGGGAAAGCCGATCAGCTCCGATGAATTCAAATCGATGGAAAATCTGGAGGCCTATGCAAAAAAGCTGCAGAAAGACCTTCAGGACGTGGACCCGGATTTCAGCTCTGAAAACTTCAACGATTCCCTGAAAAATACGGAGCAGGACTTTACGAATTTCCCGTCGCTGATTTACGACGGCCCGTTTTCCGACCATGTCAGCCAGATGAAACCGAAACTGACGCAGGGGAAACAGACGATCCCGCAGGGCAACGCGCAGAATATCGCGGCGGATTTTACCGGCCTGCAGCAGTCCGGACTGTCCCACTCGCAGGATACGGCGGGAAACATGCCGACCTATAATTTTACGGCCAACGACGGCGGCATCCGGATTTCCGTCACCAAGGCGGGCGGCTATGTCTCCGAGATGGCGAACACCCGCGCGGTCGGAACGAAGACGCTCGACTACAAGGCGGCCTCCGAAAAGGCGCGCGCGTTTCTGGACGGCAGGGGCATCCAGAACATGAAGGAAAGCTATTACGTGATCAACGACGGAATCTGCATGATCAACTACGCCTATCTGCAGGACGGCGTTCTGTGCTATCCGGACCTGGTCAAGGTGGGGGTCGCACTGGACAACGGAGATATCGTCCGCTTTCAGGCGACGGGCTATCTCATGAACCACACTTCCCGCACTCTGAAAGCATCGCTTTCCTCAGCCGACGCGCAGAAAAAGGTCAGCCCGAATTTGACGGTCAACCTGAGCCGGCTGGCGCTGATCCCGACTCCCGGCCTGAATGAAGTGCTGTGCTGGGAATTCCAGTGCACCGGCAAAAACGGCGACCGCGTCTTGGTGTATGTCAACGCCAAGACCGGCTACGAGGAAGACATCCTGATTCTGGAGTCGTCCGACAACGGCGTGCTGGCGCGGTGA
- the argC gene encoding N-acetyl-gamma-glutamyl-phosphate reductase, translating into MIKAGIVGATGYAGAELARLLTQHPQAELAAASSVSFTGKCLSEIYPAYTRLCDIVCGNQEEVIEKSDVVFAALPHGLSQELAADCFEKEKAFIDLGADFRLKDEEGYKKWYKGTFTHPELHEQAVYGLPELFREQIKGKKIIANPGCFTTAVPLALAPALLAGFIEPDGIVADCKSGVTGAGRGLTQNTHFAELNEGFSAYKVANHRHNPEMEQTLRLISGKDVAITFVPHLLPVNRGILATCYARIRPGVTAEQIRAAYEARYAHEYFIRLLPDGKVADIKNVRLSNFCDISLHFDPHDSMLIAISAIDNMVKGAAGQAVQNMNLLFGLDETTGLTALPPAF; encoded by the coding sequence ATGATTAAGGCGGGAATCGTCGGTGCAACCGGCTACGCGGGCGCGGAGCTGGCGCGGCTCCTCACGCAGCACCCGCAGGCAGAGCTTGCGGCGGCAAGCTCGGTCAGCTTTACGGGGAAGTGCCTCAGTGAAATCTATCCTGCGTATACCCGGCTCTGCGACATTGTCTGCGGCAATCAGGAAGAAGTCATTGAAAAAAGTGACGTTGTTTTCGCGGCCCTGCCGCACGGGCTTTCACAGGAGCTTGCGGCGGACTGTTTTGAAAAAGAAAAGGCGTTCATCGACCTCGGCGCGGACTTCCGGTTAAAAGACGAAGAGGGTTACAAAAAGTGGTATAAAGGGACATTCACACACCCGGAGCTGCACGAACAGGCGGTTTACGGATTGCCGGAGCTGTTCCGCGAGCAGATCAAAGGGAAAAAAATCATCGCGAATCCGGGCTGCTTCACCACAGCGGTCCCGCTCGCGCTGGCTCCGGCTCTCCTGGCCGGTTTCATCGAGCCGGACGGCATCGTCGCGGACTGTAAGAGCGGCGTGACCGGCGCGGGGCGCGGCCTCACGCAGAACACACATTTCGCGGAGCTGAACGAGGGTTTTTCGGCCTACAAGGTTGCAAATCACCGGCACAATCCGGAGATGGAACAAACCCTGCGCCTGATCTCCGGCAAAGACGTGGCGATCACGTTCGTGCCTCACCTTCTTCCCGTGAACCGCGGTATCCTCGCGACGTGCTACGCGCGCATCAGACCCGGCGTGACGGCGGAACAAATCCGCGCGGCATATGAGGCGCGGTATGCGCACGAATATTTTATCCGTCTGCTGCCCGATGGAAAGGTCGCGGATATCAAAAACGTCCGGTTGTCGAACTTCTGCGATATTTCTCTCCATTTTGACCCGCACGATTCCATGCTGATCGCAATTTCGGCGATCGACAATATGGTCAAGGGCGCGGCGGGGCAAGCGGTGCAGAACATGAACCTGCTCTTCGGTTTGGATGAGACAACGGGCCTCACGGCCCTTCCCCCCGCTTTTTAG
- the argB gene encoding acetylglutamate kinase yields MQISNTDRAQVLVQALPYIQTHAGRTVVVKYGGSAMVDETLKEAVMSDIVLMQLVGIRVVVVHGGGKEISAMLKKIGKESRFVNGMRYTDRETVDIVQMVLAGKVNKDLVQLLERHGGRSIGLCGLDDGMLTAKKLEEGEDLGYVGDITKVDPAVIRNATENGYIPVISTVAGGENGEVYNINADIAAARVAAELKAEKLILMTDVRGLLRDPHDDGTLIPVVNVSDVPKLKNEGIIGGGMIPKIDCCVDAVRRGVARAHIIDGRIPHSILIELFSDEGIGTMLC; encoded by the coding sequence ATGCAGATTTCAAATACGGACCGGGCGCAGGTGCTGGTGCAGGCCCTGCCCTACATCCAGACTCACGCCGGGCGTACCGTCGTTGTTAAATACGGCGGCAGCGCGATGGTGGACGAAACGCTGAAGGAAGCCGTCATGAGCGATATCGTGCTGATGCAGCTCGTGGGCATCCGCGTGGTCGTGGTCCACGGCGGCGGAAAGGAAATCAGCGCGATGCTGAAAAAGATCGGCAAGGAAAGCCGGTTTGTAAACGGCATGCGCTACACCGACCGCGAAACCGTCGATATTGTCCAGATGGTGCTGGCCGGCAAGGTGAACAAGGATCTGGTCCAGCTTCTGGAGCGGCACGGAGGGCGGTCCATCGGCCTGTGCGGGCTGGACGACGGAATGCTGACCGCAAAGAAGCTGGAGGAGGGGGAAGACCTCGGCTACGTCGGGGACATCACGAAGGTGGACCCCGCGGTGATCCGCAACGCGACGGAAAACGGCTATATTCCGGTGATTTCGACCGTCGCGGGCGGCGAAAACGGCGAGGTTTACAACATCAACGCGGATATCGCGGCGGCCCGCGTTGCGGCGGAGCTGAAAGCGGAAAAGCTGATCCTGATGACCGATGTGCGCGGGCTTCTCCGCGATCCGCATGACGACGGCACGCTGATTCCCGTCGTCAACGTCAGCGACGTGCCGAAACTGAAAAACGAGGGAATCATCGGCGGAGGAATGATCCCGAAAATCGACTGCTGCGTGGACGCCGTGCGCAGGGGAGTCGCGCGGGCCCATATCATCGACGGCCGGATTCCCCACTCGATTTTGATCGAGCTGTTCTCCGACGAGGGGATCGGGACCATGCTGTGCTGA
- the argJ gene encoding bifunctional glutamate N-acetyltransferase/amino-acid acetyltransferase ArgJ, whose amino-acid sequence MAVQFVEGGVAAAQGFTAGGVHCGIRKNTLKPDLAMIFSSVPCSAAAVYTQNLVKGAPILVTKEHLKDGKARAVIVNSGNANTCNADGVEKAERMCRAAAKALSVEDGDVIVASTGVIGVPLPVEPIESAVPELAASLSKDGSLDAAKAIMTTDTVVKNLAVSCTLGGKTVKIGGIAKGSGMIHPNMGTMLCFLTTDAAVSAPVLDAALRAAVDKSFNMVSIDGDTSTNDTCAVMASGLAGNQELTQATGKDYETFADALLQLCTTLARMLAKDGEGASRLLVCTVTGAKDEENAKIAAKGVIHSTLFKAAMFGSDANWGRVLCALGYCGAQTDISRVGVSFSSKAGSIAVCKNGAGIEFSEESAKKVLSEDEVTILVELGDGDAQATAFGCDLTYDYVKINGDYRT is encoded by the coding sequence ATGGCAGTACAGTTTGTGGAGGGCGGCGTCGCCGCCGCGCAGGGATTTACCGCAGGCGGAGTCCACTGCGGCATCCGGAAAAACACATTGAAACCGGACCTTGCGATGATTTTTTCTTCAGTTCCGTGTTCGGCCGCGGCGGTTTACACGCAGAACCTGGTCAAGGGCGCGCCGATCCTAGTGACAAAAGAACATCTGAAAGACGGGAAAGCCCGCGCGGTGATCGTCAACAGCGGCAACGCAAACACCTGCAACGCGGACGGCGTGGAAAAGGCGGAGCGGATGTGCAGAGCGGCGGCAAAGGCACTGTCCGTAGAGGACGGCGACGTGATCGTGGCCTCCACCGGAGTCATCGGCGTGCCGCTGCCGGTTGAGCCGATTGAAAGCGCCGTGCCGGAACTGGCGGCGTCTCTGTCGAAGGACGGCTCTCTCGATGCGGCGAAGGCGATCATGACGACCGACACCGTGGTCAAAAATCTGGCGGTTTCCTGCACTCTGGGCGGCAAAACCGTGAAGATCGGCGGCATTGCGAAGGGTTCCGGCATGATCCACCCGAACATGGGCACGATGCTCTGCTTCCTCACGACCGACGCGGCGGTTTCCGCTCCCGTGCTGGATGCGGCGCTGCGCGCGGCGGTGGACAAAAGCTTCAACATGGTCAGCATCGACGGGGACACCTCGACGAACGACACCTGCGCGGTCATGGCCTCCGGTCTTGCGGGGAATCAGGAACTGACGCAGGCCACCGGAAAAGACTATGAGACTTTTGCGGATGCCCTTTTGCAGCTCTGCACCACACTCGCGCGGATGCTGGCAAAGGACGGGGAAGGCGCTTCCCGGCTGCTGGTCTGCACCGTGACCGGCGCGAAAGACGAAGAGAACGCAAAAATCGCGGCGAAGGGCGTCATCCATTCCACCCTGTTCAAGGCGGCGATGTTCGGTTCGGATGCGAACTGGGGCCGCGTACTCTGCGCGCTCGGCTACTGCGGCGCACAGACGGATATCTCGAGGGTCGGGGTTTCGTTCTCCTCGAAGGCGGGCAGCATCGCAGTCTGCAAAAACGGCGCGGGAATCGAATTCAGCGAGGAGTCTGCGAAGAAAGTTCTCTCCGAGGACGAAGTAACTATTTTGGTGGAACTGGGAGACGGAGACGCGCAAGCCACGGCGTTCGGCTGCGACCTGACTTATGACTATGTGAAGATCAACGGGGACTACCGCACCTAA
- a CDS encoding EAL domain-containing protein, whose amino-acid sequence MPDSENSQSRDGLSGRLFYGAGRSGRERRRLEEWLNDAIKNDRFEIYYQPLYTVCDGSFTEAEALLRLKGPDGEYIPPDEFIPVAEETGQIIEIGWMVLKRVCSYINYLLSCRIDVDTISVNLSVVQLMGEDAVPSLLKIIRDSGISPNRILFEITESILISNYTLIAEKIRELSRTGIQFALDDFGTGYSNITNVIDLPFDVVKIDKSLIWDSMKNRRCNIMIRELTRTFRNINLLVTAEGVETEEHDRFVRQCGCDKIQGFRYAKPMPVSRAADYFGRCAV is encoded by the coding sequence ATGCCGGATTCAGAAAACAGTCAGTCGAGGGACGGCCTTTCCGGGCGGCTGTTTTACGGTGCGGGCCGGAGCGGCAGGGAGCGGCGCCGGTTGGAGGAATGGCTGAACGACGCGATCAAAAACGATCGGTTTGAGATATATTACCAACCCCTTTACACCGTGTGCGACGGCAGCTTTACCGAGGCGGAAGCACTTCTGAGGCTCAAGGGCCCCGACGGCGAATATATCCCGCCGGACGAATTTATTCCCGTGGCGGAGGAGACCGGCCAGATCATCGAAATCGGATGGATGGTTCTGAAACGCGTCTGCAGCTACATTAACTATTTGCTGTCCTGCCGCATCGATGTCGACACGATTTCCGTCAACCTTTCCGTCGTGCAGCTGATGGGCGAGGACGCCGTGCCAAGCCTTTTGAAAATCATCCGAGACAGCGGAATTTCGCCGAATCGCATTCTGTTTGAAATCACGGAAAGCATTCTCATCAGCAATTATACACTGATCGCGGAGAAAATCCGCGAGCTGAGCCGCACCGGCATTCAGTTCGCTCTGGACGATTTCGGGACGGGGTACTCCAACATCACCAATGTGATCGACCTGCCGTTCGACGTGGTCAAGATCGACAAAAGCCTGATCTGGGATTCGATGAAAAACCGCCGGTGCAACATCATGATCCGGGAACTGACCCGCACGTTCCGCAACATCAATCTGCTCGTGACGGCGGAGGGCGTGGAGACCGAGGAGCACGACCGATTTGTCCGCCAGTGCGGATGCGATAAAATCCAGGGCTTCCGCTACGCGAAGCCGATGCCGGTCAGCCGCGCCGCGGACTATTTCGGGCGCTGCGCCGTTTAG
- a CDS encoding aspartate aminotransferase family protein has protein sequence MTFEEIEQQEQRNMMPVFSRFPVALVSGKGATAVGVDGKEYVDFTAGIGVNSLGYCDPEWSAAVAGQASAIQHLSNLYYSPVQTAAAEKLCELSGMSKVFFANSGAEANECAVKLARKYGRDFLGSSCTEIVTLKNSFHGRTVTTLAATGQDEFHACFTPLTSGFSYAEPNMESVKSAVTEKTCAVLLELIQGEGGVVPMPEPFVKELRAFCTEKKILLMVDEVQTGVGRTGAFYCYQNYGILPDVVTSAKGIASGLPLGACLCAEPFANVLGPGTHGSTFGGNPVACAGALVVLRRLASPEFLSGVKAKGKYLSEKLAEMPGIACVRGMGMMIGAKPSHGAPGEIAGRCAERGLLILTAKDVLRLLPPLVITKEEADRGLAILREVLDTFKS, from the coding sequence ATGACCTTTGAAGAAATCGAACAGCAGGAACAGCGGAACATGATGCCTGTTTTTTCCCGTTTTCCGGTGGCGCTCGTCTCCGGAAAAGGCGCGACGGCAGTCGGTGTGGACGGGAAGGAATACGTCGATTTTACCGCCGGCATCGGCGTCAATTCGCTCGGTTACTGCGACCCGGAGTGGTCCGCGGCCGTCGCGGGGCAGGCTTCGGCCATCCAGCACCTGTCCAATCTTTATTACAGCCCCGTTCAGACGGCGGCGGCGGAAAAGCTGTGCGAACTCAGCGGCATGTCGAAAGTGTTTTTTGCGAATTCCGGCGCGGAGGCCAATGAATGCGCCGTCAAACTCGCACGCAAATACGGCCGGGATTTTCTCGGATCGAGCTGCACGGAGATCGTCACGCTGAAAAATTCATTTCATGGCCGCACCGTCACGACGCTTGCCGCGACCGGGCAGGATGAGTTCCACGCGTGTTTCACTCCGCTGACCTCCGGCTTTTCCTATGCGGAACCCAACATGGAAAGCGTCAAGTCCGCCGTGACGGAAAAGACCTGCGCCGTCCTGCTCGAGCTGATTCAGGGCGAAGGCGGCGTGGTGCCGATGCCGGAGCCGTTCGTCAAGGAGCTGCGCGCGTTCTGCACGGAGAAAAAGATCCTGCTGATGGTCGACGAGGTCCAGACCGGCGTCGGCCGAACCGGGGCTTTCTACTGCTACCAGAATTACGGCATTCTGCCGGATGTCGTCACCAGCGCGAAAGGCATCGCCTCCGGGCTGCCGCTCGGCGCGTGCCTGTGCGCCGAGCCGTTCGCAAACGTCCTCGGCCCCGGAACCCACGGCTCGACCTTCGGGGGAAACCCGGTCGCCTGTGCCGGCGCGCTGGTGGTGCTCCGCCGCCTCGCCTCGCCCGAATTCCTGAGCGGCGTAAAGGCGAAGGGAAAATATCTTTCCGAAAAGCTCGCGGAAATGCCCGGCATTGCTTGTGTGCGCGGGATGGGCATGATGATCGGCGCGAAGCCGTCGCACGGCGCCCCCGGCGAAATCGCCGGAAGATGCGCGGAACGCGGGCTTTTGATCCTGACCGCGAAGGATGTTCTGCGCCTGCTGCCGCCTCTGGTCATCACCAAGGAGGAAGCGGACCGGGGGCTGGCGATTCTGAGGGAAGTGCTGGACACATTCAAATCATAA
- the murD gene encoding UDP-N-acetylmuramoyl-L-alanine--D-glutamate ligase — protein sequence MDIRKFYRMIKGRTVAFCGIGGSNLPLAVAFAKQGAVVTARDKRTEDKLGEAAEKLTEAGVRLRCGEDYLKDLDEEIVFRTPAMRYTLPELDAARARGAAVTSEMEIFFETCPCQIFAVTGSDGKTTTTTVISKILESAGKRAHLGGNIGDPLLPRVEQMAPEDAAVAELSSFQLISMRRSPDVAVVTNVTPNHLDVHKDMQEYIDAKRNIILHQDAFGRAVLNADNEITASFARDVRGQCLLFSRRHPVEHGAYMDPDGEIYFVNGMQKTRVMNASDIKIPGKHNIENYLAAICAVWGYAGVDDIARVAKNFAGVEHRNELVREFEGVRYFNDSIGTTPSRTISGALSLFDQRILLIAGGYDKNIPFEPLGPVVADKVKVLVLIGQTADKIERAVVSAPNYRPENLKIFRADTLEEAVNLCQREAESGDVVSLSPACASFGMFPNYETRGEIFRELVNALK from the coding sequence ATGGATATTCGGAAATTTTACCGGATGATAAAAGGGAGGACCGTCGCGTTCTGCGGCATCGGCGGAAGCAACCTGCCGCTTGCGGTCGCGTTTGCGAAGCAGGGAGCCGTTGTTACGGCGAGGGATAAACGGACGGAGGACAAGCTGGGCGAAGCGGCTGAAAAGCTGACGGAAGCCGGGGTCCGGCTCAGATGCGGCGAGGACTATCTGAAAGACCTCGATGAGGAAATCGTTTTTCGCACGCCCGCCATGCGTTACACCCTTCCGGAGCTGGATGCCGCGCGCGCGCGGGGGGCCGCCGTCACCTCCGAGATGGAAATTTTCTTCGAGACCTGCCCGTGCCAAATCTTTGCCGTGACGGGCAGCGACGGAAAGACCACGACAACGACCGTGATTTCAAAAATTCTTGAAAGCGCCGGAAAAAGGGCGCACCTCGGCGGAAATATCGGCGATCCCCTGCTGCCCCGCGTGGAGCAGATGGCGCCGGAGGACGCCGCGGTCGCGGAGCTGTCCAGCTTCCAGCTCATTTCGATGCGCCGCAGCCCTGATGTTGCTGTCGTGACGAACGTGACGCCGAATCATCTCGACGTACACAAGGACATGCAGGAATATATCGATGCCAAGCGAAATATCATTCTGCATCAGGACGCGTTCGGCCGCGCGGTTCTGAACGCGGACAACGAGATTACCGCCTCGTTCGCACGGGATGTGCGCGGGCAGTGCCTGCTGTTCAGCCGCAGGCATCCGGTGGAACACGGCGCTTATATGGATCCCGACGGCGAGATCTATTTTGTGAACGGGATGCAAAAAACGCGCGTCATGAACGCTTCCGACATTAAAATTCCGGGAAAGCACAACATTGAGAATTACCTCGCGGCGATCTGCGCCGTCTGGGGTTACGCGGGGGTCGACGACATCGCCCGCGTCGCGAAGAATTTTGCCGGCGTGGAACACCGCAACGAACTGGTCCGCGAATTCGAGGGCGTGCGGTACTTCAACGATTCCATCGGCACAACGCCGAGCCGCACGATCAGCGGCGCGCTTTCGCTGTTCGATCAGCGCATTCTGCTGATTGCGGGCGGCTACGACAAAAATATTCCGTTCGAACCGCTCGGGCCCGTCGTCGCGGATAAGGTCAAGGTTCTGGTGCTCATCGGCCAGACGGCGGACAAGATCGAAAGGGCGGTGGTTTCCGCGCCGAATTACAGACCGGAAAACCTGAAAATCTTCCGTGCGGACACGCTGGAAGAAGCGGTGAATCTCTGCCAGAGAGAGGCCGAAAGCGGCGATGTCGTTTCTCTTTCCCCGGCCTGCGCCAGTTTCGGCATGTTCCCGAATTACGAAACGCGCGGCGAAATTTTCCGCGAGCTTGTCAACGCGCTGAAGTAG